In [Phormidium] sp. ETS-05, the genomic window CAATTTTGCCGCTGCGGGGTTGGCGAAACGCACTTTCCCAGTCCGAACCCCCACAGGGGTGGCGCTAGCATCGACCAGTAAAATACCGTCCGATGTGTTGGTGACGATCGCATGTAAGCGAGCTTGACTTTGACGCAAAGCTTCCGCCGCTTCCTTGCGATCGCTAATATCCCAAGCCGTCCCCACCACCTGCTCTGGCGCTCCATCCACCCCTCTCGTAAACACCACATCCCGGCTTCTAAACCAGCGCCATGAGCCATCAGCATGACGGATCCGATACTCCGTCTCCACCACTTCCCGAACACCATTAGGTGTCGCCCCAGCATGGCTACGCCGACCCTGAATGTCGGAAATAGCTGCGAAATTGTGCAAGCGTTCCCGAAAACCGGGCGCATCCACCGCGTGAATAGCTTTAAGAAAGAAATTTGGTTCTTGCTGTACTTGTTCTTGGGTATAACCTAATATTTCCCAGATTTGCCGGTTCACATAAAGATATCGACCCGTGGGAATATCTTGCAAATACAACACTTGGGGCAAAGTGTCCGCGATTCTTTGAATCAACAGCTTGCTTTGTTCCAGCGCAACTTCCGCTTGTTTGCGATCCGTAATGTCCAGCAAAGTGCCAAACAACCCCACAATTTTCCCTTGGGCGTTAAAAGTTGGTTTTTGATTGCAAGAAAGATAGCGGATAAAACCCGGGTGCCGCACAATTCGGAATTCAAATTCACCGCATTTCCCCTCCATACAATTCCTAATGTGGCTCGTCCATAATTGCCGGTCATCAGGATAAATCTTTTCCAAAAATTCGCTCCATGTGAGGGAATTATATTGCAGCTCCATCCCAAAAATCCGGAAAGTTTCTGCCGACCAAGTAATTTTTTGCTGTTGCCAGTCCAGTTCCCAGCTTCCCACATGCGCCACTTTTTGGGCTTCTGCCAGGTGTTCTTTTTCTCTGGCTAAAGCCACCGTAGCTCGCCGCCGCTCGCTGATATCCCGATAGGCACTCAACAGCCAATTCCGCTGCTGATAGCGCACAATAGAAGTAGAAACCAGCAAAGTTTTTGTTTCCCCATTTTTGGCACTAATTGTAGTTTCCACATTCCGGCATCCCCCCCGCTGGATAATTTCCTGAATCCCTGCTACTGCCTTTTGATACTCCTGGGGGTCTGGGTAAATCAGCGCCAGAAAGTTGCCGCTCCTATTGGCTTCTTCCTTGGTGTAGCCCGTGATTTCCTCCATTTTGGAGTTGAAAATTTCAAAGTATCCGGCACCATCGCTGAAGGTGATGCCTTCTCCCACGGTTTCTAGCGCTGCTTGCAACCGTTCGGCGGTTTGGCGGACTAAAGCCTCTGCCTCTCGCCGCTCGGTGACATCTTGTCCTATAGCCTGAAACTCGATAATTCTCCCCCATTCATCAAAAATAGCCCTTTCTGTCCATTGGACGGTACGGATTTGCCCTTGGGCCACTACCCGGTATTCCCCCGTGGCTACGGGATTGGTGGGAGTCAAGGAAAATAGTGAGTTGATGTAATCGCAGACTTTATGGAAATCTGGATCGTAAATGGTGGGGAAAAAGCTGCTGCCGATCGCCCCTAGGCGTGGCGCTAGCATCGCCTCTTCCCGGCTCCGACCGAAATAGCGGCAGTAGGCTTCATTGACAAACGTAATCGTACCATCGGGTAAATACCGACAAATTAAGTTAGTTTGGTCTTCGACAATGGCTCGATACCGAGCTTCGCTCTCTTGCAGCGACTGAATTAATTTAGTTTTCTCGGCTTCCGCCAGCTCCCGCTCCGCGATTTCCTGCCTCAGCTTCGCATTCGCCAGCAGTAATTCATCATTGCGCTGCAAAACCATCCTTTCCATATAATTTTTGGCGTCCAGCAGCGCCGATGCTGCCACCATCCTTTCCGTGATGTTTTGCACCAACACCATCCCGCCAAAGATATTCAGCCTCTCGTCTCTCACGGGTAGAATATGCAGCCAGTAAATCCCATTTTGATAGGACACTTCCAAGGTACTTTCCTCCCCCGCCAGAGCCGCCTGGTATTTCGGGGCTACCAAAGCGCAGATTTCCTCATCAAATGCCTCCCAAAGAGTTTTGCCCTCGATCGCCCTTTTTTCCAGCCCCACTTCTGCCAACCCTTTCCCCTCTGCCAACAGATAGCGGAAATTTTGGTCAAACAACAGCATCGCTCCGTTAGGAAAGTTTGCCGCTAAAGTGCGGTAGAGGTAAAGCTGCTTCCCCATCTCCACTGATGGCGAGGAAACTGGATTTTCCGGAAAAGCCCGGTTTCTCACTACTCCTAAGAGGCTCTCCGGTGTAATCATCCCCATAATTCCACCTCCCTTATCCACCACAGGCAGGTGGCTAACTTGAGCTTTGCGCAATTTTGCCGCCACCAGGCCCACATCAGCGGCTTCCTCCTCAGCCAGCGCGATCGGCTCGGGAGTCATCACCTCCCCCACCGTCATCTTTGCCCAATCTCCATCCCAGGCGGCTGCCAGCAACCGCAGTAGATCTCCCCTGGTGAGGACCCCTATCAATTTTTGGCCGGTTGTTTCCCCACCATCTGCCACTACCCAAACGGCGCTAGTCTGTGCCTGACTCATCAGCGCTACTGCCTCTCGGACCATTGCTCCCGGCACTATGGTGACAGCATTCACCCGGGTGACGAGGGCGGGTATCTGGCCAGGAGGCACGTCCTGCCCACGGTTCAGTAAATCCAGCATTATGGTAACTACCTGGCTATAAGTGTTGCTGTTGAAGACACTGGCGATCGATTGAGCATCCGCTCTCCCAGTCCAAGCCAAATTGCCCCGGTCATTGATCTTACTGACAGTTTAAGCAAATCTTCACATATTTGCTGTTGCCTAGCCAACATTTGTCAAAAAACCAGGACTAATTAATCAACTCTTTACCTAATTTCTCACTTTTTATCCCTATCACTTTTCTCATCTCACTTTTATTCCCCTTCCCTTGGCTCCAGCCAGCAGCATCAATAATATTTATGGATATCCTAATTTTTCCTAATAATAATGATAAATTTACAACGTCACCAAGATTCC contains:
- a CDS encoding PAS domain S-box protein — translated: MAWTGRADAQSIASVFNSNTYSQVVTIMLDLLNRGQDVPPGQIPALVTRVNAVTIVPGAMVREAVALMSQAQTSAVWVVADGGETTGQKLIGVLTRGDLLRLLAAAWDGDWAKMTVGEVMTPEPIALAEEEAADVGLVAAKLRKAQVSHLPVVDKGGGIMGMITPESLLGVVRNRAFPENPVSSPSVEMGKQLYLYRTLAANFPNGAMLLFDQNFRYLLAEGKGLAEVGLEKRAIEGKTLWEAFDEEICALVAPKYQAALAGEESTLEVSYQNGIYWLHILPVRDERLNIFGGMVLVQNITERMVAASALLDAKNYMERMVLQRNDELLLANAKLRQEIAERELAEAEKTKLIQSLQESEARYRAIVEDQTNLICRYLPDGTITFVNEAYCRYFGRSREEAMLAPRLGAIGSSFFPTIYDPDFHKVCDYINSLFSLTPTNPVATGEYRVVAQGQIRTVQWTERAIFDEWGRIIEFQAIGQDVTERREAEALVRQTAERLQAALETVGEGITFSDGAGYFEIFNSKMEEITGYTKEEANRSGNFLALIYPDPQEYQKAVAGIQEIIQRGGCRNVETTISAKNGETKTLLVSTSIVRYQQRNWLLSAYRDISERRRATVALAREKEHLAEAQKVAHVGSWELDWQQQKITWSAETFRIFGMELQYNSLTWSEFLEKIYPDDRQLWTSHIRNCMEGKCGEFEFRIVRHPGFIRYLSCNQKPTFNAQGKIVGLFGTLLDITDRKQAEVALEQSKLLIQRIADTLPQVLYLQDIPTGRYLYVNRQIWEILGYTQEQVQQEPNFFLKAIHAVDAPGFRERLHNFAAISDIQGRRSHAGATPNGVREVVETEYRIRHADGSWRWFRSRDVVFTRGVDGAPEQVVGTAWDISDRKEAAEALRQSQARLHAIVTNTSDGILLVDASATPVGVRTGKVRFANPAAAKLFGRPVSELIGEDLGLPSLSDGGAVVELKINRSATEVRVGEMCAVTTNWDGEPAYLVSLRDITERKQAEQLLKASLQEKEVLLKEIHHRVKNNMQVICSLLELQSQYIDDEQTVNLFQESQNRIQAMALIHEHLYQSPTLDRIDFADYLQYLVNNLFQSFGCGYRVRLQLNLAKLSLNIETATTCGLIVNELLSNSLKYAFPAVPDGEELQEGEIKIDFYHQETPGAMVLAVADNGIGIPPELDIENTETLGLRLVVMLVRQLEGSLAVDRVNGTVFTIKFNELNYSRRI